The nucleotide sequence GCAATATATAATGGTGACCTGTCGTTGCTATCAAATAAATTTACATTACAACCTATTTTAATAAGGAATTCAATAATATCTTCATAACCCTCCCGAATGGATTCAATCAGAGAAGTTGATATCTGCGTTTCCTTGTTCATACCGATACAGAAGTCGtcataatcatcatcatcatcttcataACCAATACTCGTTATAATGCCACTTTCATCGAGTTGATTGAATATAGTTGTAGTTACGTCAATATTTATCTCGAAAAATTTAATTAGTTTCATTCTAAAAGACTCATATACTAATTGTTTATTATCGAcattgagatattgagataagacgtggcacggtacttgtctatcccaaattcatgtatttggttttcatgttacatttgttattctcgtggtgttttgtctgatgattggtctgtttctgtgtgtgttgcgtttcgatgttgtgtcgttgttctcctcttatatttaatgcgtttcgctcggttttggtttgttaccccgattttgttttttgtccatggatttatgagttttgaacagcggtatactactgttgcctttatttattatgtaGTGTGCTATTAACATTTTTCTTTTCCAGATCTCCTAAAAGTCTACAAAAATAGGACTCTTCCATGTCCTCGGAAATTATAACCAGGCTGTCATTATTTGTAGCCCCTACTGACTCCAATATATATCTATCACCGATAAATGACACAGATGCATATTTGATAAAGCATTCTTTAAAATATTGTCCAAAAACAATAACTGCAGTGTCATAAATTTTGTCATGATAAAATTCATAACTCGTGCCTCTATTCCTGAGATATGTTCCCGTCAGACTACAAAAAGCATCAATTAAAGAGCGTCTAAGTATCTCTACGTCTAAATTGATATCAAATTCTTCtccaattctttttattttagtttgaaTGTCATTTGAGACTAATTTAAACTTCAGCCATTGTTCATCGAACCCCTCTTCAAATATTAAACATAACACGAGAGCGCActgtttgaatttgttttctgTTAGAATGATTTCTTCTAAATCGGCCCTTATTGTAGCTATAGGTGCTAAAAAAAGAGTTCTTAATTCTTTTGACGATCTATCGGTTGAAAGTCTACAAAGCAAAGGGAAAAAATTAAACTCATTCAGAATGTCATTGACTTCTTTAATCCTATCGTTGGGTAGATACTGCTTTATCATCAACAGTCTCTCTTCAGGGAGGAGACAAAGAGAGTCTGACAATATATTACATTCATGCTTAATAAAACAACACAGTTGCTGGAACCATTTGTCTTTAAACACCTCTAGTCTACACGAAACCAACAGTTTAGCCAATTTAGTTTTGTCTGTCCGTACTGTCGTATTCTGGGATTCGATAACATTGTCTTTGAATATTTCTTCAACCGGGCCTGCCAAATCTGACCATGTTTGTACAATTTGTAGATTAATGTTCTTTTTCCCACAAATGTCGTCAATGACAAAAACTTGATTTCGTTTTTCATTTCGATAATTTATGATATCAGCAGGTGCTGTTACAAATGATGAGTGAAcaatttcatattcatatttacTATGTAAATATAATGCAATATGATGAATTAGGGAAGATTTACCAGAACCGGAACTTCCTGTAACAACAGCAATGTTAGATGAACATATTTTGGATATCACATGTTCTGTTGCCCTTGTAACAAAAAACTTTTTATCATCTTCTTTCCATTGTTTTATATTATCTCCATGTTgtgctaaaataaaaataacgttTTTCTATTTATCAAAGATGCCagttttttcaaaaacatttgtgCATTCAACACGAGTTTCCATAATAATCTTAAAAGACTTACAAAAAGTTTGGAAAGGCAAAACTATAAGGTGTTTAAGATCATATAAACCTTAAAGCCATACATATTGCATCCTAGAGGCgttgatttttttgttaatgGTATTTTAAAATTTAGTTGAAGCacagttaaaatattacaaaaatatctaaaagcttttgtaataaaacaatcGAAAGAAACGGCCACTTGGTCAAAACATGGTCCTACAAAGGCGGTACAACATTCTTCAAGTAAACCATACGATACATGTAGAAATGTCGAATGCGTGTGTACAACTAGTCTTTGAAAATATACTTTATATGATGCGCGCGTGaacaaatatttagaaataaagcATTTAAGAGCTCAAAAAGCTAAAAGAACAACCCAAACCACCAATTTCAATATTGCTTGAGGGAATTTATTTCgaaatttcagtacaattacaTAATTTTACCAACTTCATAAGAAAtgggatttttgaaaaaaaacaagcaaGGTTTATCATTGTGttgatgtttgtattttttaatagCACACGGTTATTTTTCTCTGACCGTTTATAAAGTCATTACACTTCATTCGAATGTATGTTGGATATATACTAATACATATTTTAGtcttatatacatgttttttaattagtttttgaGCAAAAACCTAGCACTCGGTAACTTTGATTACTCTCAGAAGTTTTACTTTGCTTCATTTGTGTTGTTTGTTAGTTAGATTGTAAGTGATACATAACATTACAATGACGTGTACAAATCAATGTTTACCTCTTTTATGTTTTGGAATTGTTTCTTGGTCGTGTCTTTGAAGTTCATTTCCAAGAAATGTAATTTGTTCTTCCTGACACAATAGGCGATCTTGCATCATTTTGTCatcttcaattttcatttttaattctttttcaatAAAGCTTATTCTATCATCAaatgtttttgtaatttctaCCAATTCCTTTCGGATTTTTTCAAAGTTGTCATCTGCACTCGATGCAACAGTTTGTGCATATTCGGCTAAATCCCGTGTCTGTTCACGAATCTCATTTACTAGTTCTAGGCCTAGCGGTGTACCGCTAAGCAAACTGATTCCTAGAAATACATAGAAATAAATTCTAATTCAAATTAAAATCTGCTAAGATTATTGTTTTCTAGACTTGTAATGCTTAATGAAAGTCTAGAAAGAACTTCTTCATAAGTAGATTATGTGtatatgatactttttttttttttatcctttgctaaaactgaaaaaatttattcaattataaaaGCATACGCTTTTTGTACCACGCAAAAGTGgccacgctctttgcacattAGAAACACATTGCAACACTTTTCTTTGAAATCAGATGATGGCTTATGGAAAGGCCAAAAACTGATCCAATTCAGCATATCATCATTTTGAAATGGCTGTTCAGATTTTCTGAACCTATATATCATTATAATTTGAATATGTTGTCTTCCCTTGAACAGCCAAGTTAAATATGCCGCTAACCGTTATATATACATTGATCAAAATAATTTCAGCATTACATAAGGAGGGCGCAGCGTAACGATTGCTTAAGAACAGAAATTCTAAATATTTAACTTTCTGAAATGTTATCCAAATTATCCTTTTCCTGACTTGTTGATAGTGTTTATCTAATCAACGTTGTTCGTTTGATATCAGTcctttatttgtaaaaaatcgGGTATTACGTTAAATGTTCttgcattactttttattttctatactaacgtcatgaaaaaggcgaccatgGAGGATGACGTCAAACACAAAGAACACATCTGTTTGCCGATATTTTGAAAAGTAGGATTTATACTGTCAACTTATCGTCTTGAAATATTAGAGTAACAGGTTCCACCACCAAGTCGCGTGcaatatactagtatacatttatttcccgtgcctgagggagatatgaagatttgttcacccaagaatattcatatttcacgagggctctgcccgagggaaatatgatttttcgagggtgaacaaatcttcatatctcccgaggccaagggaaatgaatgttttattctaCTGCCTAAGCTTTGTATACTATCTGAACTTCAAATATTAGTTTGCATACCGGCATTTTTTCAGACTTATTCGCTTGATTTTATTACTGAGCACGACATACATATTGATAAACAGTACGGATAAACATTGATTATTTAATTAGTCTTTTTGTTTTAACGTCTGAAATAAATTTGAACACGATAATGATATTTGCTATTGCTATTTCGATAATAAGAAGTTCAAGACGTTATGTACATAAACCGCGCAAAACGTCGCACGATTTAGTCCCGACAtgtcagaggggaatatgatactcagaggtgaatatgaagttttgttcgacgtcacgtgtcaaagtttcaaccaatcaaatgttgatttcgctatcaaaatcaacatgcaaTGGAATAATAATAGTAATCCAGCCTCGACGGTTAGATTTTACGATTTAAAATGCTCGACGAGCCTGCATCTTAAATTTggaaatttaactgtctcgaaaAGATAAATATCGTatcgggaattctcgctacattgaagacccattggttgccttcggctgttgtttgctctatggtcgggtggttgtcgctttgacatattcaccatttcctttctccatTTTATCATATTTGATGTGGTGGTAGGATCTATATGAAGCAGAaaaacaaatatagcctttgtatgaggtcgatacaaggatatattgacctgaaagaaggtattgactgaggacgaagtccgaggtcgatatacgcatttgggtcgatatatcctgtattgaccaaatacaaaggctatatttgttatattattaatttcagaccaTTATGCTTATTTGTATCAATATCGTCATTTGatattgtttgaattttatacatcatattgtctccttgacaataacaacacattcgttgttatttaattattttgtttgtttgtttgacatctgaggtatttgaagatttttttcgtcaaataatcgattaaagatatcatttgtttcaaaacgtttaacgatatcatgaaattcattacatgacgtcacaaagtaaatcggtttttatatattctaaaaataaccgtgcaatatgctttttgctatccgccgttttctctctacctgcgaaaatatagtttaacatgtgactatccctaaacgaattaAACCTGTAAAAATATACGAATTTATAATATTAGAAGTTATTAATTATATTGTGCAATTCATTTGTACCTTGCATCGTAATCatctataattttaaaaaagacgTTTTACTATTTTATTCTTGTAAGAGATTATAATTGAAATTTGTActatatataacataaataaacgtagcatttcaatatattttataaagttaaaaTATCAGTTGGCGACTTACATGATTTAACTTTCgcttttaaatgttattttttcaagtCTCATCCGTCacgtttatttttttctaagtcCTTGTCTAATAAGTTTATTTATCTGTGATTatcccttttcatttttttttacaatatcatAAACTTGCTCAATAAAAGATTTACCACACTTTTCCCATTTGGACAGATCTTTCAAAATAGAAACTTCATCTGTAGCATTTAGTTTCAAATCTTTAATGATCTGTTCCATTAACTTGAAACAATCTGAAAACTTCATTGGGTTCCATTCTGTGAAATCACAATGTGCCCATGGATTTCTTATGAAGGATCGTACCTGtaaattaaatgtaaacaatACCAAAGGAGCAAACACATAAATCTATTTTACTGAGTATGATTACCTCTATATACCTTACATGCATGTTAAAAAATACCATTAAAATAATaggtttatattttgaaaatgtgcaaattttgagacatGACTGACAGTGGAATggttatatttcatatatattggGGCAGGTGTAATGCGCCCGAATTGCAGTAAATTGTGTCTTAAAGTTTACATACAAGGTTTAAAGATAAAATACATACTGTGATATAAGGGAATATGCAGATATGCAGGAAAACAAACAGTGTGTAATGCTTTCATTATAATTTCATGATGCCTGATTTCTCTGATGAATATAAGCTATAATGTACAGCCCAAATCCCACTAGAACACGATctcaccacgctcaccgcgatctaaaataaatttagatcgtgctAAGCTTGCAGTAtcagcggcatgaaaatgtaaattttttttcaatctcaCTGCTTTTACGTCcccattacgcttctacaacgacccCGCTTCGAGTATACCACGTTCTAACCACACATATTCTGCGACCTCATTCCGATTATAAcaatctttctacgctcatcacggcCTCACTACGACAACACCACGATTTattcgattgcaacacgatcttaccacgcttctacttcGATTATAGCACGCTCTTATCACAACCATACTATGAACATAACACGTTAATACTGTGATCTCAGTACAATCCCAATGATAACGTCAATATCGTGttccatataaatactgtatCATTCCTTCTTTTTCATTGATACGTAGAGtttctcagaaaaaaaacacagtcATTCTACCAAAATATACGCAATGGAAAGGGTAGAGGTAGAGAAAGAGTGAGATCTGATAGAAGCGAATCTTGATTAGGAAGATATATGTCGGACCGAACAGTCCAAACTAAATCACAAgttattgctggtccataaagttCAAATGAGAATGCTTTAGATATCGATATTAGGGATGACACAAGACTCAAGAATGATTGAGTCGTTGGCGATAAAGGACAAGAGGTTCAAATTACATACAGCCAAACAAAAGTTGGAAagcttttataaatttaaaatgacaATGAGCATGATAACCGAAGTACGAACGTAAGAacagcgtgatgaggacggcgtGGGCGTACTAAAATCGTACTGTTGTCTTGTACAGCATGGTATAAACGTAATATAGTCGTCATGGAAGCGTGTTTGGGTCGCTGTAAGAACGTGATAGTCGTATTGAGGTCGTAGTAAACTCGCTGTGAGGTCCTAGCGAAGTATCTCTGTCTAGAATCGTGCTGTCGCTATGatgacctttgcgatcttaccacggCCTTACCGCGCTGTCATTACGCTTCTActgcgacctgatttcgccacgaccgcacctgattgttttgaacatgttcaaagttggccacactcatcacgatcatgaagacctcaccacgaccgtatTTTGACCTTACTGCGTTCTAcgatcgtcaattttttttcacagatcgaaATGCAATAGTGGCCTAGTGGGAGTGCGGTATGAACAAAACTTGGGTAAAAAGTTATTATTAAAAGTATCTTTGGAATAAATCTATTCTTAATAGGATTAACCTTTAGAATCTTTAATATAGGCGcaaatgatcttttttttttatatacaaggcgcaaatgaaatataattgcggtgcaatgaaagatttttttgggCAAATGAAATGCAAATTGGCGCAAAATGAAAGTACTGCCGCAATTCATATGGTTGAACTATCTGACATTAAAAGAAActaataatttgatatataatCAACTGCTTTTACAAatacatacttttttgtttggttccatttcgaagaaaaaaaattgtctaaaaagggaaataattaaaataataatttgatttataaactcgtgtattattttaatttttgttttgaagcAAGAAAATCAGTACTGTGAGCTCACATGTTAACAGCCATCTCCTCATAATTCATCTTAAAATTAAGTTTCCTGTCtattcaaacaaaagtgttttcccatatcattttaacaaaatttaattaattCTTATCAAGCTTGATGACCAATAATTTTaagtgatatattttttaaagccTGATATAAGCTACACTTTTGCAAAGTATCAAAAAGGAGAATATAGTTTgtgacaatttctttttttattaatcaatttTATTGCACATTTGGTGTTTTAACAattgaaattatatttcattggGGTCATTTCAAAAATTATCTTCTAAAGTTTGTACGAAAATATGCTTATCAAAATATAGGCTTATTTTATACTTGCCTTTTTAGCAGTAGATTGTAAACTTggtaaaatatttatgataattcCTAGCAAAGCTGATGAATCACAAGAATCGTCGATCGCTGTGTAATGAGCCATAAACGTCTGTACAAATAGTTTGGATAAATCAACAGCATTGTAGACTCTGTAGTCATACTGCATGTACTGCTTAACGTTTCTTACAAGCTTAGTATTGTTGGTGTTGATAGCCTCATAATTCAAATTAGTTTGAGTTGGTATATATTTCTTCAAATGAGTACTATATGTTTGCTTATCAATGTTGTCTGAACTTACAAGTGAGTTATATAAGGTGTCAAGAACCGGAGTAATAAACGTTCGCAGTGTAGGCGAGATCACTGAGTGGAGACATATACCAACAACAAGCCATCTTTTCCTATTGTCATCCAAGGCATCGGGAAGACCTGGTAGATATTGAAAATGCACTTTATTAAAAATACTgcatataattatttaatatctTACTTTTAGTCAGAAATATGACCACAATAGAATAATTGACACGAggttatattatttataactggCTACTTCAGAATCTTAATGACTAAGAGTAACTTCGCTGCTCGTATCCAAATTTGAAAATAACGTCATGTCATTATTTAGTTCCATTTTCCAATTTGAGGGGCCTTATTAGCCAACCACAACATttgatgtacacttttgaaaatattacccatagTACACTTGATTCAGTTTC is from Mytilus galloprovincialis chromosome 6, xbMytGall1.hap1.1, whole genome shotgun sequence and encodes:
- the LOC143081052 gene encoding uncharacterized protein LOC143081052, translated to MKFSDCFKLMEQIIKDLKLNATDEVSILKDLSKWEKCGISLLSGTPLGLELVNEIREQTRDLAEYAQTVASSADDNFEKIRKELVEITKTFDDRISFIEKELKMKIEDDKMMQDRLLCQEEQITFLGNELQRHDQETIPKHKRAQHGDNIKQWKEDDKKFFVTRATEHVISKICSSNIAVVTGSSGSDFQPIDRQKN